The Mycobacteriales bacterium genomic sequence CGCCGACAGCGCCGCCGCGGCCGCCTCGGCGTACCGCGCGGCCCAGTCCTCCCCCGGCAACGCCGACCACACCGCCCGCGCCGCCCGCCCCTCGGCGATCGCCCCCACGAACCCCGCCCCGGCCCGGTACGCCCCCCACCCGCCGACGCCCGCGACCGCCCCCGCAGGCGACCCCGCTGGGCCGGCGTCCGCGGCGGTCCGCGACCCGGGACCGCCGGCCGGAGCGGCCCGCGGCCCTGCCGGGGCGCCATCTCCCGCCGCATCGGCCGGAGCCGGCGACGCCTCGGCCTCCACCCGGGCGTGCCGGGGCGGCAGCGCCAGCCGCAGCACGTCGATCATCGACCCGGCCCAGCGGTCCGCGACCGCCCGGGCCAGCACCGCGACGGCCGGCGACAGCACCGGCTCGGCCGAGGTCGCCCGCTCCACGAACGCCAGCCGGCCCTCGTGCTCGGACCCGGCCACGCGCGAGAGCACGATCGCGTCCACCAGCTGCCCGGCGAACCGCACCCGCACCCGCGACCCGGCCACCACCGAACCGTCCAGCCCGGCCGGCACCAGGTAGTCGAACACCCGATCCAGATGCGCCAGCGGCACATCCACCACCACCCGCGCCACCGGCTCCACCCCGGCCGGCTCCCGCACCTCCGGCCGCCCGGCGCGCCGCGGTGCCGCCGCCCCCGTCCGCCCGGTCACGGCGACGTCTCTACCAGAACCGGCCGACAACGCGACGGGCCGGCCTCCCGCTGGGGAGGCCGGCCCGCCGGATCGTCAGGGGTGCTCAGCCGAGGACGAGGGACTTGAGCTCGTCGGCCTTGTCGGTGCGCTCCCAGCTGAACTCGGGCAGCTCGCGCCCGAAGTGCCCGTACGCCGAGGTCAGCGCGTAGATCGGGCGCAGCAGGTCGAGGTCGCGGATGATCGCGGCCGGGCGCAGGTCGAAGACCTGGGTGATCGCGTCCTGGATCTTGTCGTCGGACGCGGCGCCGGTGCCGAAGGTGTCCACGAACAGGCCCACCGGCTCGGCCTTGCCGATCGCGTACGCGATCTGGACCTCGCACTTGGACGCGAGCCCCGCGGCGACGACGTTCTTCGCCACCCAGCGCATCGCGTACGCCGCGGACCGGTCGACCTTCGACGGGTCCTTGCCGGAGAACGCGCCGCCGCCGTGCCGCGCGTACCCGCCGTAGGTGTCCACGATGATCTTGCGACCGGTGAGGCCGGCGTCGCCCATCGGGCCGCCGATCTCGAACCGCCCGGTCGGGTTGACCAGCAGCCGGTAGCCGCTGGTGTCGATGTCCAGCGCCGCCAGCTCGGGCTCGACCACGTGCTCGCGCACGTCCGGCTCCAGCAGCGTCTTCAGGTCGATGTCGGCCGCGTGCTGCGAGGACACCACGACGGTGTCCAGCCGGGCCGGCTTGCCGGCCTCGTCGTACTGGATGGTGACCTGGGTCTTCCCGTCCGGCCGCAGGTAGGGCACGGTGCCGTCCTTGCGTACGGCGGTCAGCCGGCGGGCCAGCCGGTGCGCCAGCGCGATCGGCAGCGGCATCAGCTCGGGCGTCTCGTCGCAGGCGAACCCGAACATCAGGCCCTGGTCGCCGGCACCCTGCTTGGCGAGCTCGTCGAGCTCACCCTCCTCCCGCGAGGAGTGCGAGGAGTCGACGCCCTGTGCGATGTCGGCCGACTGCGAGCCGATGGACACGCTGACGCCGCAGGACGCGCCGTCGAAGCCCTTCTTCGAGGAGTCGTAGCCGATGGCCAGCACGGTGTCGCGCACGATCGACGGAATGTCGGCGTACGCCTCCGTGGTCACCTCGCCGGCCACGTGCACCTGGCCGGTGGTGATCATGGTCTCGACCGCGACCCGGCTGTGCTTGTCCTCGCGGAGCAGCGCGTCCAGGATCGCGTCGCTGATCGCGTCGGCGATCTTGTCGGGGTGGCCCTCCGTGACGGACTCGGAGGTGAACAGACGCCGGGACAACGGCACTCCTCTAGCGATCGACCTTGCACGTTGACAGGATGTTGCGCGGCAGTCTACCGGCGGACGTGGGGGGTCCCGCATCCGCCGAAATGCCGGCCCACGGCGGGCCGGTCACAGGCCGCCCACCGGACCGGGAGGCCCCATGCGACTCCGCCTGGCTCTGCTCGCCACGACGACCGTGTTCGCGCTGGTCGCGGCCACACCGGCCGGGGCGGCGCCGGCCGCCGGACCCTCCCCGGGTGCCCCTGGCGGCGGTGATCCGTACTTCCCGCAACAGGGCAACGGAGGATACGACGTCCGCTCGTACGGGCTCGACCTCCAGTACACACCGGCGACGCGACGGCTGGACGGGACCGCTGCGATCCGGGCCACCGCGACCCAGGCGCTGAGCCGCTTCGACCTCGACCTGCGCGGGTTCACCGTGAAGTCGGTCACGGTCGACGGACGGCGCGCCGCGTTCGCCCGGACCGGCCAGGAACTGAAGATCACCCCGGCCCGGGCGCTGCGCCAGGGCGCCGGCTTCCTCGTCACGGTCGCATACGGCGGGGTCCCCAAGGTCATCACCGACCCGGACGACTCGATCGAGGGCTTCGTGCCCACGAACGACGGCGCGTTCGTGGTCGGCGAGCCGCAGGGCGCGCCGGGCTGGTTCCCGTCCAACGACACGCCGAACGACAAGGCCGCGTACACGGTCCGGATGACCGTGCCGGCCGGGATCACCGCGGTCGGCAACGGCCGGCTGCTGTCCCAGCGGACGGCGGCCGGGAAGTCGACGTTCGTCTGGCAGGAATCGAAGCCGATGGCGACGTACCTGGCCACGATCACGCTCGGCAGGTTCCAGGTCCACCGCACCACCGCCGGCCGCATCCCGGTGTACGTCGCGCTCGACCCGCAGGAGGCCGCGGCGGCCAAGCCGGTGACCGACAAGATCCCGCAGATCATCGCGTTCGAGCAGTCGGTCTTCGGGCCGTACCCGTTCGAGACGGTGGGCGCGATCGTCGACCACGCCCCGAACGTCGGCTACGCGCTGGAGAGCCAGACCAAGCCCAACTTCGACTCCGCCCCGGACGTCAGCACGCTCGCGCACGAGCTCGCACACCAGTGGTTCGGCGACTCGGTCTCGCTGACGAAGTGGCAGGACATCTGGCTGAACGAGGGCTTCGCGACGTACGCGGAGTGGCTCTGGTCCCAGCACACCGGCGGCAAGACCCCGCAGCAGTTCTTCAACGCCCTGTACGCCACGCCGGCCTCGGACACCGACCTCTGGGTGCCGCCGACCGGCAACCCGGGCGGACCGGCGAACATCTTCGGCACCCCCTCCTACGACCGGGGGTCGATGACGCTGCAGGTGCTGCGCAACCGGATCGGTGACCGGGCCTTCTTCACCGTGCTGAAGACCTGGGCCACCCAGCACCAGTACGGCCACGGCACCACCGCGCAGTTCATCGCGCTGTCCGAGCGGGTCTCGCACCAGAACCTGACCGGCCTGTTCCAGACCTGGCTGTTCACCCCGGGCAAGCCCGGCCTCACCAGGTAGCTAGCTCAGCCTGGCCGCCACCAGATCCCACACGGTGGCGGCCAGGCTCGTCTTCGTACCCCGAGGGATCTCGATCTCGGTGCCGTCCGCGGTCAGGACCACGCCCGAGTTCTCCTTCTGCTCGAACGCCAGCCCCTCGCCGACCGGGTTGACCACCAGCAGGTCGGCGCCCTTGCGGGCGAGCTTGCGCCGGCCGTGCTCGAGCCAGTCGGTCTGCTCGTCGCCGGTCTCGGCCGCGAACCCGGCCACCACCTGACCGGGCCGGCGGGTCGCGAGCAGGTCGGCCAGCACGTCCGCGGTCGGGGCGAGCTCGACCGGCGCCGGCGTCCCCGCGTCCTTCTTGATCTTGGCCGACTCGGCCATGGCCGGGCGGAAGTCGGCCACCGCGGCCGCCATCACCACCGCGTCCTCGTCCGCGGCCGCGGCCAGCGTGACGTCGTGCAACTCGGCCGCGGAGGTCACCCGCAGCACGGTGACGCCGGGCGGGTCGGGCAGCGCCACGTTCGCGGCCACCACCGTGACCTCGGCGCCGCGGGCGGCGGCGACGAGCGCCAGCGCGTACCCCTGGCGGCCGCTGGAGCGGTTGCCGAGGAACCGGACCGGGTCCAGCGCCTCCCGGGTGCCGCCGGCGGTGACGAGCACCCGGCGGCCGGCCAGGTCCTGGGGCAGCGCGTCCGGCCGGTCCACCAGCAGCCGGGCCAGCTCGGCGATCGCCTCCGGGTCGGGCAGCCGGCCCCGGCCGGTGTCGGCGCCGGTGAGCCGCCCGACGGCCGGGTCGAGCACGATCGTGCCGCGCTCGCGCAGGGTGGCGACGTTGGCCCGGGTGGCCGGGTGCGCCCACATCTCGGTGTGCATGGCCGGCGCCAGCAGGACCGGGCAGCGGGCGGTGAGCAGGACGTTGGTGAGCAGGTCGTCGGCCAGCCCGTGCGCGGCGCGGGCCAGCAGATCGGCGGTGGCCGGGGCGACCACGACCAGGTCGGCCTCGCGCCCGAGCCGGACGTGCGGGACCTCCTCGGCCCCGGCCCAGACGTCGGTGTGCACCGGGTGCCCGGACAGCGCGGCCCAGGTCGGCTCGCCGACGAACCGCAGCGCGCCCGCGGTCGGCACCACCCGGACGTCGTGCCCGGTCTCGGTCAGCTCCCGCAGCAGCTCCGCCGCCTTGTAGGCGGCGATCCCGCCGGCGATCCCGAGCACGACCCGCGGGCGTTGCGTCCCAGTCACGTGATCAGCCTAGGCGGTGTGCTGACGGTGCCCGCTGACGGCCGAACCCGACCCGGGCTCACGATGGCGGAGAGCCGAAAGGCCGGCACGGGCAGAGCCCGTACCGGCCGGTGGTGCTGTGGAGCGGACTACTCCGGGACGGCCTCGTGCGTGAGGAGGCCGGCGTTGATCTCGCGGAGCGCGATCGACAGCGGCTTCTCCTGCGGCTGGGTGTCGACCAACGGGCCGACGTACTCCAGCAGACCCTCGCCGAGCTGGGAGTAGTACGCGTTGATCTGCCGCGCGCGCTTGGCCGCGTAGATCACGAGCGCGTACTTCGAGCTGGTGCGCTCGAGCAGCTCGTCGATGGGCGGGTTGGTGATGCCCTCGGGAACTGCGACGGTGCCGGCCAACTGGCGCCTACTTCCTGGAGCTTGGCACTGGATGAGCTATCAAGGATACCAACTCGTCCGCCGCGCGCTCGACCGAGTCGTTGACCAGCGCCAAGTCGAACTCCGACTCCGACGCCAGCTCGATGCGGGCCTGGTCCAGCCGTTCCCGGCGGACCTCCTCGGGCTCGGTGCCGCGGCCGACCAGCCGCCGCTCCAGCTCCTCGAACGAGGGCGGCGCCAGGAACACGAACTGCGCGTCCGGCATCAGCTTGCGCACCTGGCGCATGCCCTGCAGCTCGATGACCAGGAACGCCGGACGGCCCTCGGTGAGGCGCCGCAGCACCGGACCGCGCGGGGTGCCGTAGATGTTCCCCGCGTACTCCGCGTGCTCCAGCAGCTCGCCGGACTCGATCATCGCGGCGATCTCGTCCCGGGTGACGAAGTGGTATTCCACCCCGTCGGTCTCGGTCGGCCGGGGCTTGCGGGTGGTGACCGAGGTGGACACCCAGACCTCCGGGTGCCGGCGGCGGACGGCGGCGAGCACCGCGTCCTTGCCGACACCCGAGGGCCCGGACAGGACCGTCAAGCGCGCCTCGGCCGTCTCCCCGGGTTCAGAGCGGAGCGGCACGGGGTCGAGTATGGCCTCAGGACTCCGCAGCACCGAACTCACGCTCGAGCGCCGTGCGCTGCTTCGCGCCCAGACCGCGGACCCGGCGGGTCGGTGAGATCTCCAGCCGCTCCATGATCTTGGCGGCACGGGCCTTGCCGACGCCGGGCATCGACTCCAGGACGGCGGAGACGCGCATCTTTCCGATGATGTCGTCGTTATCGCCCTGGTTGAGGACCTCGGCGATGGAGAGCCCGTTCTTCTTGAGGCGCTCCTTCACTTCCGCCCGCGCCTTACGGGCCGCGGCAGCTTTCTCCAGCGCGGCAGCACGCTGCTCCGGGGTGAGAGGCGGGAGGGGCACCTGAGTTCTCCTCGAACAAGGGGTGGACGGCTGGCGGCAACTTAGCGAGCGTGAGGCCTCACCGGCAACGTGGCAGGCCCAGATGAGCGACCAACGGCCGGTTCCGGGCGACGGAACAGCCCTCTCGGGCCCAGTTCGGCGGCCAGCCGGCCGGCGGCGGCCCGCAGGCCGTCGGGGTCCGGTCCGGCCGCGAGCAGCTCCCGGGAGACCGCCGGCAGCACGTCCGGCAGGGCCGCGCCGAAGACCGCGGGCAGGTCGCCCGCCCCGGCCCCCTGGGCGCCCAGCCCGGGGGCCAGGATCGGCCCGCGCAGGTGGTCCAGCCGGTGCCCGTGGTCGCGGACGGTGGCGCCGACCACGACCCCGACCGAGCCCAGCGGCCGGCCCTCGGCCGCGTTGGCCGCCGCGACCTCGTCCAGGATCGTCTGCGCGACCGTACGGCCGTCCGGGGCCAGCGCCCGCTGCACGGCCGCGCCCTCCGGGTTGGACGTCAGCGCGAGCACGAACACCCCGCGCCCGTGCTCGTACGCGGCGTCCAGCAGCGGCCGCAGCGACCCGAACCCCAGGTACGGGCTGGCCGTCATCGCGTCCGCGGCCAGCGGCGAGGCCGGGTCCAGGTAGGCCGCGGCGTACCCGGCCGTGGTCGAGCCGATGTCGCCCCGCTTGACGTCGATCAGGCTCAGCGCGCCGGCCTCCCGGATCGCGGCCAGCAGCCGCTCCAGCACCGCGATCCCGCGGCTGCCGAACCGCTCGAAGAACGCCGACTGCGGCTTGAACACCGCGACCCGGTCACCGAGGGCCCCGACCACCGTCATGGCGAACCGCTCCAGGCCGTCCACGTCCGGTGGAAGTCCCCAGGCCCGCAGCAGCGGCAGGTGCGGGTCGATGCCGACGGTCAGCGGCCCGCGCTCGGCCGTCAGCGCGGCCAGCCGGTCGCCGAAGCTCACCATTCCTCGTCCCCCAGACGCCAGGCCGGCTTCGAGCCGGCCACCACCGGCACGGGCGGCCGCGCCGGCTCCGGTTCGGGCGCCCGCGGCCCGACCGGCTCGTGCCCGGCGGCCCGGTGCCCGTAGCCGACCGCCGCCGCGACCGAGCCGAAGCCGCGCTCGGCCAGCGCCGCCTGCAGCTCGGCCAGCACCCGGACCGGTGCGGACGGGTCGCCGAACACAGCCGTGCCGACCGAGACCGCGGACGCGCCGGCGAGCAGGAACTGCAGCGCGTCCAGGCCCGTACGGATCCCGCCCGCGCCCAGGATCGGCACCTCCGGCAGCGCCGCGTGCACCTGCCAGACGCAGCGCACCGCGACCGGCCGGATGGCCGGGCCGGACAGCCCGCCGGTGCCGCCGCCGAGCTGCGGGCGCATCGTCACCGGGTCGATGACCAGGCCCAGCAGGGTGTTGATCAGGGTCAGCCCGTCCGCGCCGGCGTCCACGCAGGCCCGGGCGACGGCGACGATGTCGGTCACGTCCGGCGACAGCTTGGCCAGCACCGGCACCCCGGCCGGCGTCTCCGCCCGGACCGCGGCCACCACCCGGGACGCGGCCAGCGGGTCGCAGGCGAAGACCTCACCCCGGCTCTCCACGTTCGGGCAGGAGATGTTGACCTCGACCGCGACCAGGGCGGGCGCGTCCCGCAGCCGCCGGGCCAGCTCGGCGTAGTCGGCGACCGAGCCGCCCGCGATCGAGACCACCGCCCGGGCGCCGTGGTCGGCCAGCCAGGGCAGGTCGTGGGCCAGGAACGAGTCCACGCCCGGGTTCTGCA encodes the following:
- the metK gene encoding methionine adenosyltransferase — protein: MSRRLFTSESVTEGHPDKIADAISDAILDALLREDKHSRVAVETMITTGQVHVAGEVTTEAYADIPSIVRDTVLAIGYDSSKKGFDGASCGVSVSIGSQSADIAQGVDSSHSSREEGELDELAKQGAGDQGLMFGFACDETPELMPLPIALAHRLARRLTAVRKDGTVPYLRPDGKTQVTIQYDEAGKPARLDTVVVSSQHAADIDLKTLLEPDVREHVVEPELAALDIDTSGYRLLVNPTGRFEIGGPMGDAGLTGRKIIVDTYGGYARHGGGAFSGKDPSKVDRSAAYAMRWVAKNVVAAGLASKCEVQIAYAIGKAEPVGLFVDTFGTGAASDDKIQDAITQVFDLRPAAIIRDLDLLRPIYALTSAYGHFGRELPEFSWERTDKADELKSLVLG
- a CDS encoding M1 family metallopeptidase; amino-acid sequence: MRLRLALLATTTVFALVAATPAGAAPAAGPSPGAPGGGDPYFPQQGNGGYDVRSYGLDLQYTPATRRLDGTAAIRATATQALSRFDLDLRGFTVKSVTVDGRRAAFARTGQELKITPARALRQGAGFLVTVAYGGVPKVITDPDDSIEGFVPTNDGAFVVGEPQGAPGWFPSNDTPNDKAAYTVRMTVPAGITAVGNGRLLSQRTAAGKSTFVWQESKPMATYLATITLGRFQVHRTTAGRIPVYVALDPQEAAAAKPVTDKIPQIIAFEQSVFGPYPFETVGAIVDHAPNVGYALESQTKPNFDSAPDVSTLAHELAHQWFGDSVSLTKWQDIWLNEGFATYAEWLWSQHTGGKTPQQFFNALYATPASDTDLWVPPTGNPGGPANIFGTPSYDRGSMTLQVLRNRIGDRAFFTVLKTWATQHQYGHGTTAQFIALSERVSHQNLTGLFQTWLFTPGKPGLTR
- the coaBC gene encoding bifunctional phosphopantothenoylcysteine decarboxylase/phosphopantothenate--cysteine ligase CoaBC produces the protein MTGTQRPRVVLGIAGGIAAYKAAELLRELTETGHDVRVVPTAGALRFVGEPTWAALSGHPVHTDVWAGAEEVPHVRLGREADLVVVAPATADLLARAAHGLADDLLTNVLLTARCPVLLAPAMHTEMWAHPATRANVATLRERGTIVLDPAVGRLTGADTGRGRLPDPEAIAELARLLVDRPDALPQDLAGRRVLVTAGGTREALDPVRFLGNRSSGRQGYALALVAAARGAEVTVVAANVALPDPPGVTVLRVTSAAELHDVTLAAAADEDAVVMAAAVADFRPAMAESAKIKKDAGTPAPVELAPTADVLADLLATRRPGQVVAGFAAETGDEQTDWLEHGRRKLARKGADLLVVNPVGEGLAFEQKENSGVVLTADGTEIEIPRGTKTSLAATVWDLVAARLS
- the rpoZ gene encoding DNA-directed RNA polymerase subunit omega yields the protein MAGTVAVPEGITNPPIDELLERTSSKYALVIYAAKRARQINAYYSQLGEGLLEYVGPLVDTQPQEKPLSIALREINAGLLTHEAVPE
- the gmk gene encoding guanylate kinase, whose protein sequence is MPLRSEPGETAEARLTVLSGPSGVGKDAVLAAVRRRHPEVWVSTSVTTRKPRPTETDGVEYHFVTRDEIAAMIESGELLEHAEYAGNIYGTPRGPVLRRLTEGRPAFLVIELQGMRQVRKLMPDAQFVFLAPPSFEELERRLVGRGTEPEEVRRERLDQARIELASESEFDLALVNDSVERAADELVSLIAHPVPSSRK
- the mihF gene encoding integration host factor, actinobacterial type; translated protein: MPLPPLTPEQRAAALEKAAAARKARAEVKERLKKNGLSIAEVLNQGDNDDIIGKMRVSAVLESMPGVGKARAAKIMERLEISPTRRVRGLGAKQRTALEREFGAAES
- the pyrF gene encoding orotidine-5'-phosphate decarboxylase, whose amino-acid sequence is MVSFGDRLAALTAERGPLTVGIDPHLPLLRAWGLPPDVDGLERFAMTVVGALGDRVAVFKPQSAFFERFGSRGIAVLERLLAAIREAGALSLIDVKRGDIGSTTAGYAAAYLDPASPLAADAMTASPYLGFGSLRPLLDAAYEHGRGVFVLALTSNPEGAAVQRALAPDGRTVAQTILDEVAAANAAEGRPLGSVGVVVGATVRDHGHRLDHLRGPILAPGLGAQGAGAGDLPAVFGAALPDVLPAVSRELLAAGPDPDGLRAAAGRLAAELGPRGLFRRPEPAVGRSSGPATLPVRPHAR
- a CDS encoding dihydroorotate dehydrogenase, producing MNLAVSLGSARLPNPVLTASGCAAAGRELEPFSPVASLGAVVTKSVTLRPRAGRPTPRMAETPSGMLNSIGLQNPGVDSFLAHDLPWLADHGARAVVSIAGGSVADYAELARRLRDAPALVAVEVNISCPNVESRGEVFACDPLAASRVVAAVRAETPAGVPVLAKLSPDVTDIVAVARACVDAGADGLTLINTLLGLVIDPVTMRPQLGGGTGGLSGPAIRPVAVRCVWQVHAALPEVPILGAGGIRTGLDALQFLLAGASAVSVGTAVFGDPSAPVRVLAELQAALAERGFGSVAAAVGYGHRAAGHEPVGPRAPEPEPARPPVPVVAGSKPAWRLGDEEW